CTCGGAGGCCCCACCCCCCAATCCCGGTCCTCCTACCAAACTGGTCTCTCCCCTGCGGGGAAGAGGGAAGAGCCCCACCCTAATCTCACCAAGCACCCGGCAACCCCCCGTTACCAGCGATGAAGATGAATTCCTTGGCTCGGCAGCTCCCGGTGAAAGAGGGGAGCTAAGGTCCCCAATTCACAAATATGGGGGACAGAAAGGTGCGGTGCGGCACCGGATAGCACAACGGGTCCACCATCAAGCCTCAGCACCACCCCCCAAAATCGCCGACCGTCCTTCGCGTCCTTCCACCCCGCTTCAGCCCACCTTCCCATCCCCCAGCGCCAGGTGGTCCCCCGGGGGTCTCACGGGGATTCCCAGACCCAGCAGGCTCGGAGGTGGCTCTCTGGTCTCCTATGCCCCCACTGGCGGGGAGGGTGCCCTCTGGCTCCAGCCCCCCTCCGCCGTCCCTGCCGGCCGCCCGCTCTGCGCTCCGGAGAAATCCACTCACCTCCCTCACCGCCGGATCCGGGCCGAGCCGCCACCCCGCACTGCTGCTGCGGGCCTGCCGCGTGAGTGTGAGTGCGAGCGCGGTGCGTGTGCGCGGCGCCCTGCTGGCTTGGCGCGCCCGGCCGTGGTTCTGTGCGTGTCGTGTGTCTGTGGCGtggcccgtgtgtgtgtgtgtctgtgagcgAGCGTGTGCGCGCAGACACCGCCACCCCCGCCTCCCCGCCGCCGCGCCTCTGCTTAGCACGGCCCGCCACCCGGAGGGGGCCGGGGTCAGCGGGCGCCAGGGTCCGCGGCCGACCGTCGGTCGGTCCTCCCTCGCCAGGCCTTTCCGCAGCAGGTCCCCGCCCGCTGCCTCTCGCGGCTGGCTGGTTCCACGGACGCACGCACACTCCCAGACACACACCCGCGGGCGGGGGCCGAGCCTGGCTCTCCGCTGCAGCCGCAGAGCCGGGAGAGGCGGTGGCGGCCCGGCGGCCCCGCGGCCCCGCTGAGCCCAGGCACCGGCAGGATCCAGTCCCCAGCCCTGCTCACCCTGCGACGTCCTGGTCCTGCAGCCGCTGCCAGCGCATTCAACAGCTGGAGGCAAACTTGTAGCCGGGCGAGCAACCGGGGCTACGCAGCGCCCCCCAGCGCCGGTCCGTCCGCCTGAGGATGCCCCTACCCCCTTGGACCCCGCCTCCTGGGGGCTCTTTCCCCACCGCATCTTCCGTTGCCGCGCCGGCTTGCTGGCCTGCGTGCAGCCCTTGGTGACCCGGTGAGgcatacccattttacaggtgagacaACTGAGGCTTAGGGAGAGAAGTGACtcctccaaggtcacacagttatttTGGTATCAGAGAGAGTACTAGACTCCAGGGCTCTCTGCCTTTGTGCCAGGGCTCCTGGCTGCTGCTGATTACTCTTCCCTACCCCTTGTGGAGTATGAACGTGAGGATACTAGGCTCTGCTGCAGCCAGAAGGGCATCCTAAGACCCTGTCCCTGACcagctccctcccaccccccacacacacttctGCACCGCCTCCTGCACTGGGGCACACAAGTGCCCAGTGACAAGGCTCGGCCCTGTCAGATGTGCAGGAAGAAATCGGTGCCTCTTGGCTCCTTGGGCCTGCAATCCCAGCCCCCACAGCCTGGCAGGGCAGGCCGTGTGCAACTCAATCACTTATATGGGCTCGCACGTATCAGTGTTGGGTCCCAGGTAGCACACAGCAGAATGTTAAGCCCAGGCTGCTGGACTTCCTAGcgcgcggggggggggggggggggattggTCCAGGCCAGGGGTCGGGGAGACTCCTTGGAAGAAGCTACTGCCTGAGCTGACTCCTGCTGGCAACTAGGCCTCGGTCAACTGGAGAAGATGAAGGGTGTCCCAGGCtgtgggaacagcatgtgcaaaggcacagaggtaTGAAACATGGCTGGGGGTGCAGGGAACTTCACGGAGTGGGGCATTACCAGAGCCAAATGAACAGGCTGTTTGTTCAGAAATTTCTCTCCTATCAgttgaagggaaaccctggtggcatagtggttaagagctaggctgctaaccaaaaggtcagcagttcgaaaccaccaggcactcctaggaaaccctatggggcagttctactctgtcccctagggtcactatgagtcaaatttaCTCTATGACAATGGGTATCAGCTGAGGGACAGGAAGCCCACCCAggatggggctggggtggggggcggggggcagacaAGCGTTGGGACACAGGCCACCCTCGTCTCCGGGTGTGGGCAGTCCACTTCTGCCCTCCATGCTCGCACCCCAGGCTGCCTGGCACACTCCTACCCACTCTTTAAGGCCCCTTGCTGTAAACCCAAACAAATCATTACTGTTGTCTCTCCTCTCTAAACTGAGCCCGCCTAGAGGGCAGAGACTGTATCAGAAATACACTGCCTCCCGTGCACAGGGCTGGGCATGGAGCAGGGTCCCAGCCCCAAGGTCACGGTGAAAGAACCCTCGCCACCACCCACCCTCTTAGGCCTCCCTGACTCCGGCCCCTGCGCCCTCTGGCGGACCCAGCGTGCAACTGCAGCGAGCTCGCCAATCTACCAGCCTGGCTTGGGCGCTCAAAGTCACACGTTGTCAAAGTTGGGCACTGACATAGGTCCGCCTAATCCACTCCAGCCCCCCAAAACTGAACAGtgaccagtggtgtcactagcGTTGATGCAAGCCAGCATGGTAACTCATGGCGTCACCCCCCTATGGACCAGGAAGTAGTGACGTTTTTTGTACAAATATTACTCGTAAATTTTAATTCCCGcgtatcactccttctttttctttaattactacttcattctcaaaaagttaTTGATGTAGGGTcagaaatactaattaccacaaaatCGTGGCTACAACACCAGAAAAGTTGTCAAAATCCGCGACTGTAAAAACACCGgcagcaaggaaaacaacagcTGGCGCTTGTGTggatgaaaccacgtgattcgaagcGTCCTcctaattgggtaataatgacagctctgagcaGCGCTCATTAGCATGTTCAAAAAGCAAATCAGCATAGAGTTTTCGCCTTGTAGGTAGattgatacatgtaagccgggcttatgaaaaatgtttttgttataattaattacagtgatatttttatagacagtcattttggcgtCACCTAGTGTGGTCCACGCCCCCCTACCTCCCTAATGACGCCCCTGGCATGACTCCAAAGAATTTGAGACAGCAGCGGCAAAATAGCTTCTCCTGGTTCTGTTTGTGTGGTTTTCCCAGCCATCTGCCAAAGTGCAAATCAcccccctctctgagcctcagcttccaccTCTGCAGAAGGGGAATAACTAAAGCAGCCTGGTGCCGGCGCTCTCCCATGGGCATCTCCTCTCCCTGGGCACCTCCAGGTCTGGCTGGATTAGTCCTAAGGTGGTTTTGAGCTATAAAATTTGCTAAGATTCTCTCTTTGGAGATTTTACCCTGACTAGACAGATGTAAGGAGCACTGATGGTGctgtgattaagcactcagctgctaactgaaaggtcagaggttcgagccCATCAGCTGccccgtggaagaaagatgtgacagtctgttttggtaaagacgacagccttggaagccctatggggcagttctactctgtcctacggagtCACTATGTGtcgtaattgactcgacagcaacagctttTGGACAGATACAGATGGACAAGACTCCCTCCATTGCATGGGGAGACAAAGGGCAGCTTGCTGCAGACTCGTAGCTCAGACCCCTCATCCAGACGCTTCACTGGCTTCCTCTGgaccagcactgtccaatagaacttcctGCGATGGTGGGAATGTCCTGTAGCTGGACTGTTCAATGCAGTAACCACTAACCACATTGGACTATTGAGCGTTTGAAATTGTGGCTAGTGAGACTGAGGAAGTgagcttttaattttaattaatttaaacctaaatagccacatgtggctagtggctgcctTATTGGATAACGCAAGTAGAGAATTAAAGCAACTTCCTCGCTCAGGTGAAGTCCAGggctgatacacacacacacaagatccAGGCACCCTGGCCGGGCCAGAGAAGACCGCATGGAATCTCTAGGTGGGCCAGTAAGACTGAGGCAAACAGGCAACACGACAATCTCTGTCCTCTGCTGGGCCTTTCCAGCTTTGCACCTGGACATTTGCAACAACCTCCCTCATCACCTACCTGCttgaaccccccccccccaatagcTCCCTGGAGTCCACTCAGGGGCACAAATACCTTCCATTTCAAATGATTGGCAGCAGCTGCCTGGGTGCTCGCTCTTTCCTGAAAGAGTGTCATGATTGATTGGCGATGTCTGCCTCAGGTGCAGACGCAGAGAAGAATGGTACGTCCTCTCCGCTAGAGTGTGAAATCCACACTCCTTATGAATAAAGCTTTTTGAAGACCGGCCCATAATTCACCTCCCAGCATCACCTCGTATCACTCCACATGCGCTCTGGGTCCAAGCGACACCAGTACCTGCCCTTTCCAGAACATGTCACGGATGCCCCATCCCATGATCTCCATACCTCCAAGCTTTGGGTCTTCCTGGTCCCTTGGCCTGGGAAATCTTTCTTCCTCTCAGCACCTTTCCCCACCTATTTCCTGCCTTTCATCAAGTGCTGATCAAAGACCCCCCTTGGTGAAGTCTCCTCTGATCCACTCCCCTCAGCTGAGCTTGTCCATTTagttcttcctctgctgcttccAGAACATTCTGTGGAGACCTCAGCGACAGCACCCATTACACTGTGTTATTCATTCTCATACGTGCCCCTCACTCTGACTTATTTTCCTCTGACCGTCTCTATAAAAGCAGCTATGCGGGGGGGAGtgatggttcagtagtagaattcttgccttccatgaaggagacGTGGATTCATTTCCCAGCCaatgtcgcagtggttaagacctcagctgctaatcaaaaggtcagcaatttgaatccaccagctgctacttgaaaaccctgtggggcagttctactctgtcctatagggccgctatgagtcaggatcaacttgacagcaatgggtttggggttttttttttttttttttggtacctcttgcgcagccaccacctgtcactcagtggaggcttgta
The DNA window shown above is from Elephas maximus indicus isolate mEleMax1 chromosome 4, mEleMax1 primary haplotype, whole genome shotgun sequence and carries:
- the LOC126076486 gene encoding spidroin-2-like; its protein translation is MPHRVTKGCTQASKPARQRKMRWGKSPQEAGSKGVGASSGGRTGAGGRCVAPVARPATSLPPAVECAGSGCRTRTSQAGPRGRRAATASPGSAAAAESQARPPPAGVCLGVCVRPWNQPAARGSGRGPAAERPGEGGPTDGRPRTLAPADPGPLRVAGRAKQRRGGGEAGVAVSARTRSLTDTHTHGPRHRHTTRTEPRPGAPSQQGAAHTHRARTHTHAAGPQQQCGVAARPGSGGEGEGEDLSEELLPPQLGQDLRPHCRLRWLLLLAVRTSLGPTPGTEACWAQGAPLPSDIWNQGTDGSLPSSPRLLAPPSLVLQLQSPVALPEVLSPEPEEEKEEEEEKNSELPEPGHLPGRRRGTKLGSRLWAPPAQVRLQHPVGSTLEGHQWLALAVPTSPGAPK